Proteins co-encoded in one Coregonus clupeaformis isolate EN_2021a chromosome 17, ASM2061545v1, whole genome shotgun sequence genomic window:
- the LOC121542605 gene encoding LOW QUALITY PROTEIN: palmitoyltransferase ZDHHC11 (The sequence of the model RefSeq protein was modified relative to this genomic sequence to represent the inferred CDS: deleted 1 base in 1 codon): protein MSCFERGLRRTAPARGSSRNDLVTPSTASLSRVNGWACPPHSFQLVGWTIYSYMAVVGFGIYIPLLPSPWSHMAYSLTGSAFIVHLVTHLAAVSINPAEAGVRAKKSYSNPLPVFDKKKQPHVIHNLHCYLCKINVDPKVKHCGVCNKCIEDFDHHCKWLNNCVGGQNYWYFFVTVFSATLGVLVLLMVILFIFIQHYMDPASLRTAPQFTSVLSNGTWLVFLSVGVLSNGTWLVFLPLVPMETSSVSLLVVAFLTVMLATGSLLLLVHLLGFHIYLLLNKISTYDYIITRRRKQASSQDIEMGFPQSSDSNGNAGQNYPPMEPSIDCDASLSDGVSCKNQETGTISSQFSGSFCTELDNFTKSSEKENGFYYGTELPTQIIPGEVVMDDPLGWRSGGGGEGLRAGQCEGVCARGLGPLR, encoded by the exons ATGAGCTGTTTTGAGCGGGGGCTGAGGCGGACGGCCCCTGCACGCGGCAGCAGCAGGAATGACCTGGTGACCCCCTCGACGGCATCTCTCTCCAGGGTTAACGGCTGGGCCTGTCCCCCTCACTCC TTCCAGCTGGTGGGATGGACAATATACAGCTACATGGCTGTAGTTGGCTTTGGGATCTATATCCCACTACTACCTTCACCCTGGAGCCACATGGCCTACTCT CTGACTGGTTCAGCCTTCATTGTGCACCTGGTCACCCATCTAGCTGCCGTATCAATAAACCCAGCAGAGGCAGGCGTCCGAGCCAAGAAGAGCTACTCCAACCCACTGCCTGTCTTCGACAAGAAGAAACAACCACATGTTATCCACAACCTACACTGCTACCTGTGTAAAATCAATGT gGACCCCAAAGTGAAACACTGTGGCGTGTGCAACAAGTGTATTGAAGACTTTGACCACCACTGTAAATGGCTGAACAACTGCGTGGGGGGACAGAACTACTG GTACTTCTTTGTGACGGTGTTCTCTGCTACGCTGGGCGTCCTCGTGCTCCTCATGGTCATCCTGTTCATCTTCATCCAGCATTATATGGACCCCGCCAGTCTCCGCACCGCACCACAGTTTACCA GTGTGTTGAGTAACGGGACGTGGCTGGTCTTCCTGTCTGTAGGTGTTTTGAGTAACGGGACATGGCTGGTCTTCCTGCCCCTGGTGCCCATGGAGACAAGCTCAGTCAGTCTCCTGGTTGTAGCCTTCCTCACGGTCATGTTGGCTACTggctctctgctgctgctggttCACCTGCTGGGCTTCCACATCTATCTCT TGTTAAACAAAATAAGCACGTATGACTACATTATAACACGACGCCGTAAACAGGCCAGCAGCCAGGACATAGAGATGGGCTTTCCCCAGTCATCTGACAGCAATGGCAACGCAGGACAG AATTATCCGCCAATGGAGCCCTCCATCGACTGTGATGCATCGTTGTCAGACGGTGTCAG CTGCAAGAATCAGGAAACAGGAACTATTTCAAGTCAATTCTCTGGATCTTTCTGTACTGAG ttggaCAACTTTACTAAATCATCAGAAAAGGAAAATGGCTTTTACTATGGCACAGAGCTACCCACCCAGATTATACCAG GTGAAGTGGTGATGGACGACCCCTTGGGCTGGAGGTCGGGTGGAGGCGGAGAGGGCCTCAGAGCAGGCCAGTGTGAGGGGGTCTGTGCACGGGGTCTGGGTCCCCTGCGCTGA